The genomic interval GGCAGGATGGGAATACATTTCCAAACAGCTGCAGACCGTAAAATGCAATAAGATGCATATAGTAATAGGTATGGTTGACGACAAGGATATCTATGGAGTGATGAACCTCCTACCCAAAGACGCCACCTATTATTATACTAAGCCAGACACAAAGAGAGCATTCCCGGAAACATCACTCCAAGTATTCGGAGAGCAGTTCGGACTTCACGGACAGTGTTTCCCAAATGTAGCCGATGCTGCTGATGCAGCCATCGATATGGCAAATACAGACGACTTTATCTTCATTGGAGGAAGCACTTATGTGGTTGCAGATTTCATGAAATCAAGGCAATCTTAGAGTGAAAATTTCCTCAATAAAAATAGAAGAGAAGACAATTAGCTGTTTTTAACACCAATTTTTCGCCGATATGCTTGTGCATGTCGGCTTTTTTTTGTTATTTTGCAACAAATACAATAACCAAAACCAAACAATTATGGCAAACACAACAGAAAATGCGAATCTTTGTGGTCTGAAGCGTGAAGACTTCCAGACCACTATCAATGGTAAGAAAACTGATTTGTACATCCTGCGCAATCGCAAGGGTTACGAAGTAGCAATTTCAAATTATGGTGGTGCTATCTGCGCTATCATGGTGCCTGACAAGAACGGCAACGTTGGCAACGTCATTCAGGGACACGCCAACATCGAGTCGCTCATGAGCGGCAACGAGCCTTACCTCTCTACCCTCATCGGACGCTGGGGTAACCGCATCTGCAAGGGTCAGTTCATACTGAACGGCAAAGAGTATCAGGTAGCTATCAACAATGGTCCTAACCATCTGCACGGAGGTCTGAAGGGCTTCAACGCAAAGGTTTGGGACGCTCGTCAGATGGGTCCACGCTCGCTGGCTCTCCACCGCGTTTCTTCTTACGGTGAGGAAGGCTACACAGGCGAACTCGACGTAACAGTAGAATTCACATTCACAGACCAGAACGAGCTCGTGCTTGAGTATTTGGCAACAACCAACAAGAAGACCATCGTGAACCTCACTCATCACGCATTCTTCTCACTTGCTGGCACAGCCGACCCAACACCAACTATCGACGATCTGATTTGCGAAATCAATGCCGACTTCTATCTCCCAACAGACGCGACAGCCATTCCTACAGGCGAAATCCTCAAGGTTGAAGGCACACCATTCGACTTCCGCAAGCCAAAGGCTATCGGCAAGGACATTGATGCAGACAACGAGCAGATTAAGTTCGGCAACGGCTATGACCACAACTACGTGCTGAACAAGCAGGAAGAAGGCGAACTGAGCCTCGCAGCTAAGCTGACAGAGCCAAAGAGCGGACGCACAATGGAATGCTGGACCACAGAGCCAGGCATGCAGCTCTACACAGGCAACTACCTCTGCGGCTACAAGGGTGCCAACGGCGCTACATA from Prevotella sp. E13-27 carries:
- a CDS encoding aldose epimerase family protein, whose amino-acid sequence is MANTTENANLCGLKREDFQTTINGKKTDLYILRNRKGYEVAISNYGGAICAIMVPDKNGNVGNVIQGHANIESLMSGNEPYLSTLIGRWGNRICKGQFILNGKEYQVAINNGPNHLHGGLKGFNAKVWDARQMGPRSLALHRVSSYGEEGYTGELDVTVEFTFTDQNELVLEYLATTNKKTIVNLTHHAFFSLAGTADPTPTIDDLICEINADFYLPTDATAIPTGEILKVEGTPFDFRKPKAIGKDIDADNEQIKFGNGYDHNYVLNKQEEGELSLAAKLTEPKSGRTMECWTTEPGMQLYTGNYLCGYKGANGATYPRRSAVCLETQHFPDSPNRPYFPSVVLNPGERYKQKTIYKFGIAE